A single region of the Candidatus Zixiibacteriota bacterium genome encodes:
- a CDS encoding NYN domain-containing protein — protein sequence MIITGKPHRAIAFIDGFNVYHFLENNFPQCKWLDYRKLAQRHLPQYATLTEVYYFSAYATWDQKKVERHQKYVEALRAIGIRIEINHFANRRRNFVVPDKLSGKTFNTIDGPIRGIIRTGYTFEEKSTDVSIGAHIIALAAKNEFDTALLISGDTDFVPVIKIMNSSFSPKILRIAVPSFSMPGPFTQLLPNGFCRLITKSDLTKSLMDSPITGTSISKPPEW from the coding sequence ATGATAATAACCGGAAAACCTCATCGCGCGATTGCTTTTATAGATGGATTCAATGTTTATCATTTTCTGGAAAATAATTTTCCTCAATGTAAATGGCTTGATTATAGAAAATTGGCCCAACGTCATCTACCTCAATATGCCACATTGACAGAGGTTTATTATTTTTCAGCATACGCTACATGGGATCAAAAAAAAGTAGAGAGACACCAAAAATATGTAGAAGCCTTGCGAGCCATTGGAATTAGAATTGAAATCAATCATTTTGCCAACCGTCGCCGAAATTTTGTGGTTCCCGATAAATTATCAGGCAAAACTTTCAATACGATTGATGGTCCGATCAGGGGTATTATTAGGACGGGATATACATTTGAAGAAAAGAGTACGGATGTAAGTATTGGTGCTCATATCATTGCCCTTGCCGCAAAAAATGAATTTGATACGGCATTATTAATCTCAGGTGATACCGATTTTGTCCCAGTCATTAAAATAATGAATTCAAGTTTTTCGCCAAAAATTTTGCGAATTGCCGTTCCCAGCTTCTCGATGCCTGGCCCATTTACCCAATTATTGCCAAATGGATTTTGCCGACTAATAACAAAGAGTGACCTTACAAAAAGCCTAATGGATAGT